Proteins encoded together in one Styela clava chromosome 12, kaStyClav1.hap1.2, whole genome shotgun sequence window:
- the LOC120329629 gene encoding carbohydrate sulfotransferase 11-like: MTETVKPSIKRVVSTIVKKKLHKKKRKSKNSANGFAQNIAPVCGLFVFVGLVGYRNYLLSMHDSEVVMLHHFRRQLPEEMPERIETPEIPARLRGMYEMKIKNGLSADTMNSDDTNADLQKYKYLTNAKITKKSPGLAKIEIYSPSEKDKKLAKMQMKRRYEDRKKLLLEKCGNNQTNTWNETMQLIAVPERNFTVCVVQKAGSTSWHKLVYKLRMNGNPWEKAGHTLNRIAADELPQRTKHHLMRSRFVTRIITVRHPFSRLISGWHNKFHKDFPMRDVFLTKVGDYAGRHIPEKDHVLAFQDLAQYLADNGLDDVDVHFKSIEQLCSPCQFPYSHIVRAETVLEDLWYVLDRVNTTMEGFNKHSVTAKSQESDEKPPERELTPWEKERDTIKQFFENIPKETTAKLMSLYRDDFEKFGYTYDLDTHVIGDIID, from the exons ATGACAGAGACAGTGAAACCTTCAATAAAAAGAGTTGTGTCAACAATTGTTAA aaaaaaacttcacaaaaagAAACGAAAATCTAAGAATTCGGCAAACGGATTTGCTCAAAATATAGCTCCAGTGTGCGGACTATTCGTTTTTGTTGGTTTGGTTGGATATAGAAATTATCTTTTGTCAATGCATGACTCGGAAGTCGTCATGTTGCATCATTTCCGGAGGCAACTTCCTGAAGAAATGCCAG AACGCATCGAAACACCAGAAATACCGGCAAGATTAAGAGGGATGTAcgaaatgaaaatcaaaaacg GCCTGTCTGCAGATACAATGAATAGTGATGATACGAATGCCGACCTCCAAAAGTACAAATATTTGACAAatgcaaaaataacaaaaaaaa GTCCAGGACTtgcaaaaatagaaatttaCAGTCCTTCAGAAAAAGACAAGAAACTGGCAAAAATGCAGATGAAGAGAAGATATGAAGACAGAAAGAAATTATTATTAGAG AAATGTGGCAACAATCAAACAAACACGTGGAATGAAACGATGCAACTGATCGCTGTTCCAGAAAGAAACTTTACAGTATGTGTTGTTCAAAAAGCTGGAAGCACAAGCTG GCACAAGCTGGTATATAAGCTTCGCATGAATGGGAATCCTTGGGAGAAAGCTGGTCACACATTAAATAGAATTGCAGCTGATGAATTACCACAACGAACAAAACATCACTTGATGAGATCTCGTTTTGTGACAAGAATTATCACTGTTCGGCATCCATTCTCACGACTTATATCAGGGTGGCACAATAAATTTCATAA agattTTCCTATGCGTGATGTATTTTTGACCAAAGTTGGTGATTATGCAGGACGACACATTCCTGAGAAAGACCACGTCCTCGCTTTCCAAGACCTGGCACAATATTTGGCAGATAATGGTCTCGATGACGTGGATGTACATTTCAAATCCATAGAACAACTTTGTAGTCCATGTCAGTTTCCTTATAGCCACATCGTGCGAGCGGAAACCGTATTAGAAGACTTATGGTACGTACTTGATCGAGTAAATACTACGATGGAAGGATTTAATAAACATTCAGTTACTGCGAAATCACAAGAATCAGACGAGAAGCCACCGGAAAGAGAGTTAACTCCGTGGGAAAAAGAACGGGATACCATtaagcaattttttgaaaatattcccAAAGAAACAACAGCGAAACTTATGTCACTATACCGTGAcgattttgaaaagtttggatATACATATGACCTTGACACACACGTAATTGGGGATATTATCGACTGA
- the LOC120329630 gene encoding protein-tyrosine sulfotransferase 1-like, translating to MKFLLYFLKLVRKNILSRAVIILVGVVVFLLFILEFSKYSSSVNKARYTKKRPDEDLEQYLIFVGGIPRSGTTLMRKMLESHPDIRCGPETHVIPWLLKDHYEWTTSTKEFVRLVEAGVAPHALDNAMAKFILSIIVHHGPPAKYLCNKDPYSLQATTYLHGLFPNSKFILMLRDGRASAHSVISKGITVGNWNIKSYRDVLMHWNDEINNMYKECLTSGPKVCLPVHYEKLVLQPVATTKKIFNFLGIPWCKEVLHHEDHANETKLSAYELSTDQVKKPLYLEGLTKWFGKIPPDVERDMAFIAPMLKILGYNPEERRPKYGEPDDFVLKKLNI from the exons atgaaatttttactgtatttcttgaaattaGTAAGGAAAAATATTCTTTCACGAGCAGTTATTATTTTGGTCGGAGTCGTTGTGTTCTTATTgtttattttggaattttcgAAATACTCAAGCAGTGTCAATAAAGCAAGATATACTAAG AAAAGACCCGACGAGGATCTGgaacaatatttaatatttgtcgGCGGAATTCCAAGAAGCGGAACAACTCTTATGAGAAAGATGTTGGAGTCACATCCGGATATTCGATGCGGACCCGAGACCCATGTAATTCCTTGGTTACTGAAGGACCACTATGAATGGACAAC CTCTACTAAAGAATTTGTCCGGTTAGTGGAAGCTGGTGTTGCTCCTCACGCACTGGATAATGCAAtggcaaaatttattttgagcaTTATTGTGCATCATGGTCCTCCAGCAAAATATTTATGCAACAAGGATCCTTACTCTTTACAGGCAACCAC ATATCTCCATGGGCTATTTCCCAACTCTAAGTTTATTCTAATGTTACGTGATGGCCGGGCGTCCGCACATTCTGTTATTTCCAAGGGAATTACAGTAGGAAATTGGAATATAAAGAGTTATAG GGATGTCTTAATGCATTGGAACgatgaaattaataatatgtaTAAAGAATGTCTCACATCCGGACCTAAAGTTTGCCTGCCTGTTCATTATGAAAAACTTGTGCTTCAACCGGTTGCTACCACGAAAAAGATTTTCAATTTCTTGGGAATACCGTGGTGTAAGGAAGTGCTGCATCATGAGGATCATGCGAACGAAACGAAACTTTCTGC GTATGAGCTGTCTACCGATCAGGTTAAGAAACCATTATACCTGGAAGGATTGACCAAATGGTTTGGAAAGATTCCACCAGACGTGGAAAGAGATATGGCATTCATTGCACCTATGTTAAAAATACTTGGATATAATCCAGAAGAACGCAGGCCAAAATATGGAGAACCAGATGATTTCGtgctgaaaaaattaaacatttga